A portion of the Kribbella jejuensis genome contains these proteins:
- a CDS encoding adenylate/guanylate cyclase domain-containing protein, giving the protein MAPEPDLAGVQREFERTLLGGERKFTRIEVSERAGISIERAERMWHALGFATVPDDEVAFTDNDVEALRLVAALEDDRFIEPEMESSLARKLGQTQSRLASWQSAMFLDFLGSSKLSADEAIEVAGLLLPAMERLQTYVWRRHLAAAAGRAMAGSDELARGVRAVGFADIVSYTRLTRRLTEAELGQLIERFEGMAADMVALNGGRVIKSIGDEVLFVTDTAAEGAAVALALQDAVNADEDLPELRIGLAYGTILIRLGDVYGEVVNLAARLTTECKPGRVLADRELATALDGHPDYVIHRLRRVSVRGYRHLVPYAIQRSPTV; this is encoded by the coding sequence GTGGCTCCTGAACCTGATCTCGCCGGCGTCCAGCGCGAGTTCGAGCGCACCCTGCTCGGTGGCGAGCGGAAGTTCACCCGGATCGAGGTGTCCGAGCGGGCCGGGATCTCGATCGAGCGCGCCGAGCGGATGTGGCACGCGCTCGGCTTCGCGACGGTCCCGGACGACGAGGTGGCGTTCACCGACAACGACGTCGAGGCGCTCCGGCTGGTCGCGGCACTCGAGGACGACCGGTTCATCGAGCCCGAGATGGAGTCCTCGCTGGCCCGCAAGCTCGGGCAGACGCAGTCCCGGCTGGCGTCCTGGCAGTCCGCGATGTTCCTGGATTTCCTCGGCAGCTCGAAGCTGTCCGCGGACGAGGCGATCGAGGTCGCCGGTCTGCTGTTGCCGGCCATGGAACGCCTGCAGACGTACGTCTGGCGCCGCCACCTGGCCGCTGCCGCCGGGCGCGCAATGGCCGGCTCCGACGAGCTGGCCCGCGGCGTCCGCGCGGTCGGCTTCGCGGACATCGTCAGCTACACCCGGCTGACCCGGCGACTGACCGAGGCGGAGCTCGGCCAGCTGATCGAGCGGTTCGAGGGAATGGCCGCGGACATGGTCGCGCTGAACGGCGGCCGGGTGATCAAGTCGATCGGCGACGAGGTCCTGTTCGTCACAGACACCGCAGCGGAGGGCGCCGCCGTCGCGCTGGCCCTGCAGGACGCGGTGAACGCCGACGAGGACCTGCCCGAGCTGCGGATCGGCCTCGCGTACGGGACGATCCTGATCCGGCTCGGCGACGTGTACGGAGAGGTCGTCAATCTGGCCGCGCGGCTCACCACCGAGTGCAAACCGGGTCGCGTCCTCGCCGACCGTGAACTCGCGACCGCCCTGGACGGTCACCCGGACTACGTCATCCATCGTCTCCGCCGGGTCTCGGTCCGTGGTTACCGGCACCTGGTGCCATATGCGATTCAACGTTCACCTACCGTGTGA
- a CDS encoding GNAT family N-acetyltransferase, with product MHEIRTPAELELVSEGDSIIDWAAQGFAAGVRAWRVGTAVAVASPDVSKHDRLAVAGPIEDAVRAVTGALAEVGPSYRPFGDEVLIRALAERVPGVRFSAAFGWMDADQVPDVTTGATWLDTDAGVEELLTEASPSSYAWPGHPGVRRWAALSGDRGELLSIAADAWSAPTVGYLAGVATRSVARGKGLSRQVCGFVTAELVKSCGRAALMVDNDNAAAIAVYRRLGYTYRQVAAASASA from the coding sequence GTGCACGAGATCAGGACGCCGGCCGAGCTGGAGCTGGTGAGTGAGGGCGACTCGATCATCGACTGGGCGGCGCAGGGTTTCGCTGCCGGGGTGCGCGCCTGGCGAGTGGGTACGGCGGTGGCCGTCGCGTCACCGGACGTATCGAAGCACGACCGGCTCGCGGTCGCCGGGCCGATCGAGGACGCCGTCCGCGCGGTGACCGGCGCACTGGCCGAGGTCGGGCCGTCGTACCGGCCGTTCGGGGACGAAGTGTTGATTCGCGCGCTGGCCGAACGCGTACCGGGTGTGCGGTTCTCGGCCGCGTTCGGGTGGATGGACGCGGATCAGGTCCCGGACGTGACCACGGGCGCGACCTGGCTGGACACGGACGCGGGCGTGGAGGAACTGCTCACCGAGGCGTCGCCGTCGTCGTACGCGTGGCCCGGGCATCCCGGCGTACGGCGCTGGGCCGCGCTGAGCGGCGATCGTGGTGAGCTGCTGAGTATCGCGGCCGATGCGTGGAGTGCGCCGACCGTCGGGTACCTGGCCGGGGTCGCGACGCGATCTGTTGCCCGAGGCAAGGGATTGTCCCGGCAGGTGTGCGGGTTCGTGACGGCCGAGCTGGTGAAGAGCTGCGGCCGGGCCGCGCTGATGGTCGACAACGACAACGCGGCCGCGATCGCTGTCTACCGGCGGCTCGGCTACACCTACCGTCAGGTCGCGGCGGCTAGCGCGTCGGCTTGA
- a CDS encoding cyclic nucleotide-binding domain-containing protein, with protein MALGRTSPRDLPLFADLSGRDIREIFRAGEEVSVPAGWSLILEQTPPDAAYLILSGTAAVREKGEEIAELGPGDIAGEVAVRKNTLRTATVTAKSRLQLLHFTREKFDDLTRRLPAFRDAIDATIAERRGGS; from the coding sequence GTGGCTCTGGGTAGGACGTCCCCGCGGGACCTGCCGCTGTTCGCGGATCTGTCCGGGCGGGACATCAGGGAGATCTTCCGGGCCGGCGAGGAAGTTTCGGTACCGGCCGGCTGGTCGCTGATCCTGGAGCAGACGCCACCGGACGCGGCGTACCTGATCCTCAGCGGCACCGCCGCGGTCCGGGAGAAGGGCGAGGAGATCGCCGAGCTCGGGCCGGGTGACATCGCCGGCGAGGTCGCGGTCCGGAAGAACACGTTGCGGACGGCAACCGTCACGGCGAAGTCGCGGCTGCAGCTGCTGCACTTCACCCGGGAGAAGTTCGACGACCTGACCCGGCGGCTGCCGGCGTTCCGGGACGCCATCGACGCCACCATTGCCGAGCGCCGCGGTGGCTCCTGA
- a CDS encoding helix-turn-helix domain-containing protein, translated as MADVFEEFVAVVAAGLSGPCDQVDGAGLAGRAHLSRFHFDRVIGAVAGESPFAFRRRVLLERAAYRLLAEPVTVLDVALEAGYGSNEAFTRAFAHAYGMPPREWRREASRVFFLAAPSGVHFQPPAGLRLPARRKVRGMDVLVRMVEHHVWLTGEMIERGARLDAATLDRPIELSVEGIDDDISIRYLLDRLVWQEEMWLASVEDRPFQVPECGREVVTPIPELRTRHADAGARFVALVNQLNEDGRFDESFVDTTCEPPRVFTYGGMVAHVLTFAAHRRSLLIGALYTAGVTDLGFGDPMQFVAEGN; from the coding sequence ATGGCGGATGTGTTCGAGGAGTTCGTGGCCGTGGTGGCGGCCGGACTGAGTGGTCCGTGCGATCAGGTCGACGGGGCCGGACTGGCCGGGCGCGCGCACCTGTCGCGGTTCCATTTCGACCGGGTGATCGGTGCGGTCGCGGGGGAGTCGCCGTTCGCGTTCCGGCGGCGCGTGCTGCTCGAGCGAGCGGCGTACCGGTTGCTGGCCGAGCCGGTCACGGTCCTGGACGTCGCTCTGGAGGCTGGGTACGGCTCGAACGAGGCGTTCACGCGTGCGTTCGCTCACGCGTACGGGATGCCTCCGCGGGAGTGGCGGCGGGAAGCGTCGCGGGTGTTCTTCCTCGCGGCGCCCAGTGGAGTGCATTTCCAGCCGCCGGCCGGACTCCGGCTGCCGGCCCGCAGAAAGGTGAGGGGCATGGACGTACTTGTCAGGATGGTCGAGCACCACGTGTGGCTGACCGGAGAAATGATCGAACGCGGCGCCCGGCTGGACGCCGCCACGCTGGACCGGCCGATCGAGTTGTCGGTCGAGGGTATCGACGACGACATCTCGATCCGGTACCTGCTCGACCGGCTCGTCTGGCAGGAGGAGATGTGGCTGGCCTCGGTCGAGGACCGCCCGTTCCAGGTCCCCGAATGCGGCCGCGAGGTGGTCACGCCGATCCCCGAACTCCGCACCCGGCACGCCGACGCCGGCGCCCGGTTCGTGGCCCTGGTCAACCAACTCAACGAGGACGGCCGCTTCGACGAGAGCTTCGTCGACACCACCTGCGAACCACCGCGGGTCTTCACCTACGGCGGCATGGTCGCGCACGTCCTGACCTTCGCCGCGCACCGCCGATCGCTGCTGATCGGCGCGCTCTACACCGCCGGCGTCACCGACCTAGGTTTCGGCGACCCCATGCAGTTCGTCGCTGAAGGCAACTAG
- a CDS encoding VC0807 family protein: MNRTDAVKPKARWGAVLAPVLVDLVLPLVIFYGLRQAGVGIVGATLAGSVIPVGRTAYSIVRGRKVDWMAVFVIVALAVGTVASLAMHSPRMLLAKDGVITALCGVWMLGTVAIGKPLLLAMGRGIAEAKRGKGGGEVWAGRWEREPRFRHGIRLITIVWGVGLVFDAVVRVAIAYALPLDAVPGATTAQWIVLFVLLYGFMMIYSRKNDLLA; the protein is encoded by the coding sequence ATGAACCGCACGGACGCGGTCAAGCCGAAGGCTCGGTGGGGAGCTGTTCTGGCGCCGGTGCTGGTGGATCTGGTGCTGCCGCTGGTGATTTTCTACGGATTGCGGCAGGCGGGTGTGGGGATCGTCGGCGCGACTCTTGCGGGGTCGGTGATTCCGGTCGGCCGGACGGCGTACTCGATCGTCCGGGGCCGGAAGGTCGACTGGATGGCTGTGTTCGTGATTGTGGCGTTGGCGGTGGGGACCGTTGCGTCGTTGGCGATGCACAGTCCGCGGATGTTGCTGGCCAAGGACGGGGTGATCACCGCGCTGTGCGGCGTGTGGATGCTCGGGACTGTTGCCATTGGCAAACCGTTGCTGCTGGCGATGGGGCGCGGGATCGCGGAAGCCAAGCGGGGCAAGGGTGGCGGCGAGGTCTGGGCCGGTCGGTGGGAGCGCGAGCCGCGGTTCAGGCACGGGATCCGGCTGATCACGATCGTCTGGGGCGTCGGGCTGGTGTTCGACGCGGTGGTGCGCGTGGCGATCGCGTACGCGCTCCCGCTCGACGCGGTCCCGGGCGCGACGACAGCCCAGTGGATCGTGCTGTTCGTACTGCTCTACGGCTTCATGATGATCTACTCCCGCAAGAACGACCTGCTCGCCTGA
- a CDS encoding PadR family transcriptional regulator, giving the protein MDTTQLLKGVLDLAVLAVLRDADGYGYDVLRRLRAAGLDDVADASVYGTLRRLFQAGALTSYIQPSEEGPHRKYYGLNKTGRELLAHSTETWNHFAGAMSVLLVQKEAA; this is encoded by the coding sequence ATGGACACGACCCAGTTGCTCAAAGGCGTTCTCGATCTCGCCGTGCTGGCCGTCCTGCGGGACGCCGACGGCTACGGGTACGACGTACTCCGCCGGCTGAGGGCTGCGGGACTGGATGACGTGGCGGACGCGTCCGTGTACGGGACGCTCCGGCGGCTGTTCCAGGCCGGCGCGCTGACGTCGTACATCCAGCCAAGCGAGGAAGGCCCGCACCGCAAGTACTACGGGCTGAACAAGACCGGGCGTGAGCTGCTGGCCCACTCCACCGAGACCTGGAACCACTTCGCCGGCGCCATGTCGGTGCTGCTGGTGCAGAAGGAGGCCGCGTGA
- a CDS encoding TetR/AcrR family transcriptional regulator yields the protein MRIKDGTDRSRSTAARRDQIVAATIAVLARRGYAATSYDAICEEAGLSSKRLISYHFSTKDELLAEVLRRVTTDAAARMRPAIEAEPRPEGKLAAYIRSNLQFIADHPDHVLAVQQIAFAAVPNQEGDAAVARLVVLFEEGQRAGAFRTFDPTLMAYTLRAAIDAAATRLVAGADAGRYAEELVELFHQATRANR from the coding sequence ATGCGGATAAAAGATGGCACCGATCGGAGCCGGAGTACGGCGGCGCGCCGGGATCAGATCGTTGCGGCGACGATCGCCGTGCTCGCGCGGCGTGGGTACGCCGCGACGTCGTACGACGCGATCTGCGAGGAGGCCGGGCTGAGCAGCAAGCGGCTGATCTCATACCACTTCTCGACCAAGGACGAGCTGCTCGCGGAGGTCCTCCGTCGGGTCACCACGGACGCGGCGGCCCGGATGCGGCCCGCTATCGAGGCGGAACCACGCCCTGAGGGGAAGTTGGCGGCGTACATCCGTTCCAACCTCCAATTCATCGCGGACCATCCGGACCACGTTCTGGCGGTCCAGCAGATTGCCTTCGCGGCGGTCCCCAACCAGGAGGGGGACGCCGCCGTCGCTCGCCTGGTTGTGCTGTTCGAGGAGGGTCAACGCGCGGGAGCCTTCCGTACCTTCGACCCGACGCTGATGGCCTACACGCTGCGAGCCGCAATCGACGCCGCTGCCACGCGCTTGGTCGCAGGGGCTGATGCCGGCCGGTACGCCGAGGAACTCGTCGAACTGTTCCATCAAGCCACCCGGGCCAACCGATGA